TCGCCTCGGTGTTACCGACCAGCGCGGCCGTGAGCAGACAGAAAGCCTGGTAAACACACTCAAGAACGAAAATAAATTGCTGCAGGTAGACGGCGACAAGTACATGATGAACCTGAAAGTGGACATCATTACCGGTCGTGTGGATCTGGCCAACAGCAAGTATGCCTATATTGTGTCGGAAGGCCGCGAGGAAGACGTGCGCGTGTTCCGCGAGCACCTGAACTACGCCATGGACGGCGATATCGTGAAGGTGGAGGTTTCTCCGACCGTGCGCGGTGGCCGCCAGGAAGGCGTGGTGATCGAAGTGCTGGAGCGCAGCCGCACCGAGTTGGTGGGAATTATGGAGCTGTCGAAGAACTACGGCTTTGTGGTGCCTGACTTCAAGAAGCTATACTTCGATGTGTTCGTGGGAGAGCGGGGCCTGAACGGTGCCAACTCCGGCGATAAAGTGCTCGTGAAGATAGTGGAGTGGCCTGATAAGCCGGATAAGAACCCTACAGGCGAGGTAATTCGTGTGTTTGGACCTGCCGGCGAGAACGAGGCCGAGATTCACTCCATCATGGCGGAATTCGGATTGCCGTTTGAGTTTCCGGAAGAAGTGGAGCAGGAAGCAGACTCTATATCAGAGAAAATTACGGCAGGCGAAATTGCCAAGCGCCGTGATTTCCGTGATGTGACGACCTTCACCATTGACCCTGCCGACGCGAAAGACTTCGATGATGCCCTGTCTATTCAGAAGCTGGAGAACGGCAACTGGGAAATCGGTGTGCATATTGCCGACGTAACGCACTATGTTCACCCCAAGACACAACTGGAAAGAGAAGCGTTTAAGCGCGCCACTTCGGTATACTTGGTGGATAGAACCATCCCTATGCTGCCGGAGCGTCTGTCAAATGGCCTTTGCTCACTTCGCCCGAACGAAGAGAAGCTAACCTTCTCGGCTGTGTTTGAGCTGGATGAAAAAGGTAAAATCTACGAGTCCTGGTTTGGCCGCACGATCATTTACTCCGACCGTCGTTTCTCCTACGAAGAGGCGCAGGAGCGCATTGAGTCTGGCGAGGGCGACTTCTCCGAAGAGATCAACATTCTAAACAGCATCGCCAAAAAGCTCCAGGCCAAGCGCTTCAAGAATGGCGCTATCTCGTTTGAAACAACGGAGGTGAAGTTTAACCTGGATGAAAACGGCAGGCCGCTGTCGGTGTATGTGAAGGAGCGCAAAGATGCCCATAAACTGATCGAGGAGTTCATGCTGCTGGCCAACAAGAAAGTGGCCGAGTACGTGTACAACCTAGGCAAAGGCAAAAAGCGCCCAACCATGGTATACCGCACCCACGGCAACCCGGACCCAGACCGTTTGGCTACTTTCGCACTGTTTGCCCGCAAGTTCGGCTACAAAGTAGACCCGGAAGGAGACATCTCAGACGAACTGAACCAACTGACCGCCGATATTGAAGGCAAGCCTGAGCAGAGCGTGCTGCAGAACCTGGCCATCCGAACCATGGCCAAGGCCAAGTATAGCACCGAGCCGGAAGGCCACTTCGGACTGGCTTTCGCCCACTACTCGCACTTCACTTCGCCCATCCGCCGTTACCCAGATATGATGGCGCACCGTCTGTTGCAGCACTACCTCGATGGTGGCTCCTCTACAGACAAGGAGGAGTATGAGGAGCGCTGCCGCCACTCGTCCGAGATGGAGAAGCGTGCCGCTGATGCCGAGCGTGCCTCTATCAAGTACAAGCAGGTGGAGTTTATGAAGGATACCATCGGCAACGAGTACAAAGGCATTGTTTCAGGTGTCACAGAATGGGGTATCTTTGTGGAGATCGAGGAGAACAAGTGCGAGGGCATGGTACGTCTGTCCGACCTCAACGACGACTACTACGAGTTGGACGCGAACAACTACCGCATTATCGGCCGCCAGTCGAAGCGTATTATCTCGTTTGGCGATGAGGTGCTGGTAGAGGTGAAAAGCGCCAACCTGAACGACCGTACCATCGACCTCGGCCTCGTGAAAACACTAAAACAACATTAAGCACCCAGTGGATAGCAGCATCCTTTCTGAAAAAATAAACCATACTTTATCCACGCTCCGCTACGGTGAAAACCCGGCAGAGCTTTATGAACCCATACGCTACATAATGGCCTTAGGCGGAAAACGCATAAGGCCATTATTAGTGCTTTTGGCAGCCGAAATGTACGATAAAGACGTGGAGAAGGCACTATTGCCTGCAGCGGCCGTAGAGGTTTTCCACAACTTCACGCTCATGCACGACGACATCATGGACAAGGCCCCACTGCGCCGCGGACAGCAGACCGTGCACGAAAAGTGGAATGCCAATACCGCCATACTTGGCGGTGATGTGATGCTGGTGCGCGCGTATCAGTTGCTGTTGGGTGTGGAAAGCGACAAGCTGCAAAAGGTGTTGCAGCTGTTCAGCCAGACCGCCGCCGAAGTATGCGAGGGCCAGCAACTGGACATGAACTTCGAGCAACGGGAGCAGGTAAGCCGGGAGGAATATATTCAGATGATCACGCTGAAGACGGCGGTGCTGCTGGGCTTCAGCCTGGAGCTTGGTGCCATACTGCAGGGCGCGCCCGAAGCCGACGCGGAGCACCTGAAAGCTTTCGGCGATAACATCGGCATTGCCTTTCAGCTGCGCGACGATCTGCTGGATGTGTACGGCGACCAGAGCAAGTTCGGTAAGCAGGTGGGCGGTGATATTCTGTCTGATAAAAAGACGTTTCTGATGCTGACAGCGCTGGAGCAGGCAAACGAACAGCAACTGCACATCATCCACAACTGGCGCAACCAGCAGGACGATTGCATCGCCGCAGACAAAGTGCAAGCCATCACCGGTATTTACGACCAGCTGAGCATCCGCCAGCAAACCGAGCAGCAGATAGACTTGTACTTCCAGAAAGCCATGCAGCATTTCGACGCCGTTCAGTTACCGGAGGCCCGTAAACGCACGATTCGCGGCCTGGCGCTGCAACTGATGGAGCGGGATAGTTAGGTTGGTTTGATATGTGGAGATTTGAAAATGAGCAAATATTCACACAGTCACTCATCCACTCATTCAAAATTCTCTGTTCAATTATTCAGAATTCAGTTATTCAAAATTAAAGCATGAGCGTTACCATCATCCTTATTATCATTACCGTCGGGATTTCCTGGTATGCCTGGCAAAACGCCGGCATCATGCACAAGTGGATCTTTCATCCCTTTTCTGTGCAGCGTGACAATTCCTGGTACCGCTTCATCACCTCCGGCTTTCTGCATGCGGATTTTACGCATCTGCTCTTTAACATGCTTACCCTGTACTTCTTCGGTGATGCCGTGGAAAGGACGTTTATGATGCTTTTCGGGCCAACAACAGGCATATTGCTGTACCTGCTGGTTTACATCGGGGGCATTGTGGTCGCCGACATTCCCACGTACATCAAGCACCGTAACGATCCGGCCTACAGGGCATTGGGGGCTTCGGGAGGCGTGTCTTCCGTGGTGTTCTCCAGTATCCTCTTCTACCCGACAAGCGACATCTGCCTGTATTTCCTGCTGTGCCTTCCGGGGTTTTTGCTTGGTGTGCTCTACATTATCTATTCTTATTACCAGGATAAACGCATGGGCGACAACATAAACCACAGTGCGCACCTGGTGGGTGCCATCTATGGTTTTGTGCTAAGCCTGCTGCTGGTGCCGCAGGCCCTTCCGAATTTCTTTCAGCAGATTGCCAGCTGGGATGGGCTTTTCTAGGAACGCAATGCTGTAATTGTACTTTTAGTGAGGGGTAAGTATAACCATTGAATGGCTGTATTACCTTAGGCAACGTATAAAAGAGAGAGTTAACCTCTTTTATACTATGAAGACGCACCATAAATATACCTATATAAAGTATATAGTAATTGTACTGATTGCAGTTTGTACCCAACACGTACAGGCACAGCAACCCACATCGCTGCTGCAGCACGTGATACAGGAGCGGCCCCTGCTGGCTGATTTGCTCACAAAAGCCGGCCTGGCCCCCATGCTATCGGCCGATGCGCCCGTTACGCTCCTGGCACCCCCCGAGGCGGAGCTGGAAAGTATAATGCAGGAGCAACCGGAGCGCCTAAGAGCCATTCTATCCAACCACATTCTTTCCGGCACTTACAAAGAGGGCGATATGAAAGACGGTGCTACCCTTAAAACGGTTGGCGGCACCGGTATTACCATCTGCCGCAAAACAGACCATACTCTGGTAAATGGCGTGCGCATTCAGCAGCCGGACCAGCAGCTCAAGAACGGCATGCTGCACGGTATCAGTGGGCTTATCCAGATGTAATCCTGTTGCTTGTGTTAAATAAGTACAATTCTATATATAGCTGAATGATGGTTCAAAAATCTACTTAGAGCCCTAGTGAAAAGGCGTTTTCCCAGTATTTTTCGGTAAACTTAGTACTTATACTTGCTAAAAGACTAGTTTATATACGTGTAAGTACGTAAGTATAAGTTGATACATGTACACAACTAACGAAAATACCGCACAAGAAAAATCCAAATCATTGGTAGCCCATAACCAATGCTATGAATTGTTGTACGACCATAATTCCAATAGAATTTACCTGACCATCAAAGGTTTCTGGAAAAATAAATCTGTTGCATCCACTTATTTGTCTGATCTTAAAAAAGCGATACAGCTTACAAAGCCAGGTTTTACCCTGCTGCTCGACCTGCACACCATGATCACGCACCCGCCGCTGGTGCTGTCCCTGCATGTGGAGGCGCAAAAGCTGCTGGTAGCAGCTGGCTTAAAGCTGGCCGCCAGCGTGGACCCAGCAGATCATATCGCCTCCCTACAGATAGAAGACATGGCTAATCAGAGCCAGATGCCCATCAAGCGCTTCTCCTCTCTTGTGGAGGCAGAAATATGGATTAATAGTCAATAAGCTGTAACTTACACATTAGCAGTAAAGTATAACGCCGAGTACACTGCCTATATAGTATACCCGTTATGCATGCCGTAGCCAAACCATGCTTCCGGAAGTATGGAAGGCGCCGTTGCTCCATCAGTTACACCCATGCTTATGACTGTCGAGATTGTTACCGTGTTAGGGATAATTGTGCTGGCAGTGGTACTGTTTGTATCCGAGCGCCTTTCTATTGACACGGTAGCCATCCTGATTATGCTGCTCTTTATGATTACCGGCATCCTGACGCCCATGGAGGGGCTGGCAGGCTTCAGTAACCCTGCCACCATCACAGTGGCATCGATGTTTATTATCAGTTCCGCTATTTTTAAGTCCGGGGCACTCAGCAGCGTCGGCATCGCACTCACCCGCATCGGCCGGAAGAACTACCTGATGTGCCTGCTCGCCCTCATGCTCATCTCAGGCCTTCTATCTGCCTTCATCAACGATACCGCTGTGGTGGCGCTGCTGATGCCTGTGGTGATACAGGTTAGCCGCGACATTAAAGTAAGTCCCTCCAAGCTGCTTATTCCGCTTAGCTTCGGTGCGCTGCTGGGAGGGGTCTGTACGCTGATCGGCACATCAACTAACATACTGGTTAGCGGTATTGCCCAGGCGCAGGGGGAGGAGCCCATTGGTATGTTCGAGTTGGCGCCAGCCGGCATCTGCTTTCTGCTGGTGGGGGTGGCGTACATGTTCTTTATTGGCCGCCATTTGCTCCCTAACCGTAAGCTTTCCGAAAACCTGTCAGAGGATTTTAACCTGGGCGATTACCTGACCGAAATCATCCTGCTCCCTGATTCCCCCTCAGTGGGGGTGCCGCTGCAGAAGTCGGAGTTGGTGCGCGACCTGGACATTGAAGTGATGCAGGTAACGCGCGAAAAGGAGCGGTTGCAGGTTTTCCCAAACCTGATACTTCGGGCAAACGATATTCTGAAAGTGCGCATCGGTGTGGAGAAGCTGAAGAGCCTGAAGCAGGCAAAGGGGCTGAAGCTGAAGTCAGAGCGCAAGTTTCGCGACGAGGACATGAGCATGAGCGACAGCAAGCTGTACGAGGCCATCGTAACCCCAAACTCTTACATGGAGGGCAAATCGTTGAAAGAGCTTGATTTCCGCTCGTACAACCACGGGGCCTCAGTGTTGGCTATCCGCCATCGCGATGAGATTGTGCACCAGAAGCCGACGCACGTAAAGCTATCAGCTGGTGATGTGTTGCTGATCGGGGCGAACAGCTTTCAGTCGGAGAAGCTGCGGCAAAACGAAGACCTGCTTATCATTTCCCAAACCGAGCGCAGCCACTTTAACTATGGCAAGATCATTCCTGTGCTGCTCATCAGTGCGGGCGTTATCATAGCGGCTGCCACAGGCATGGTTCCAATTGTGCTAAGTGCCCTGGTGGGGGTGATTTTACTCATTATCCTGCGCTGCATCCGCGTAGACGAAGTATACAAGGCCATCGACTGGAAGGTGATTTTCATGCTGGCCGGGGTGCTGTCTATGGGGGCAGCCTTGGAGAAAACAGGCGCTGCCAAGCTGCTGGCCGACTACCTGATTTATGGGGTGGGCGCGTACGGGCCGCATGCGCTGCTGTCAGTGTTCTTCCTGATCACGTTTTCAACAACGAACTTCATGTCGAACAACGCCACGGCGGCCCTGCTGGCTCCCATCGCCATTGTTACAGCCGAACAGCTTGGCGTAAGCGTGCGGCCTTTTCTGCTGGCGGTCGCCTATGCTGCCTCGCTTAGCTTTATGACGCCCATGGGCTACCAAACCAACACCATGATCTACGGCCCCGGCAACTACCGTTTTTCAGATTACCTGAAGGTGGGTACGCCCCTCAACATCCTGCTCTGGATTGTGGCGTCTATCATCATTCCGTTCTTTTTCCCGTTTTAGAGTTTTACGTTCCACGTGGATAATATTGGACTGCGCCACAGCAGGCTTCTTTCTTGATGCACGACAGTAGTACCTTTACAGACATGAAGGCTAAAATCATACTTGTATCACTTAGCTTGCTGTTACATGCTCCACTGCTCTGGGCGCAGAATGTTGGTAAAGAGGTGACGCGCCAGCAATTGGTGTGGTACGGATACAATAGTACGCTGGAGCTGAGCGAGCAATGGGCAGTAAATCTGGAGGTTGAGGAAAGGCGGTTCTTTAACCCGGATGAGCAGCATCAGTTCCTGACGCGAGGGCAGGTGCGGTTTAGCTTGGGGAAGGGATGGGAGGCTGCTGCTGGTTTCGCTTA
Above is a window of Pontibacter akesuensis DNA encoding:
- a CDS encoding polyprenyl synthetase family protein; translation: MDSSILSEKINHTLSTLRYGENPAELYEPIRYIMALGGKRIRPLLVLLAAEMYDKDVEKALLPAAAVEVFHNFTLMHDDIMDKAPLRRGQQTVHEKWNANTAILGGDVMLVRAYQLLLGVESDKLQKVLQLFSQTAAEVCEGQQLDMNFEQREQVSREEYIQMITLKTAVLLGFSLELGAILQGAPEADAEHLKAFGDNIGIAFQLRDDLLDVYGDQSKFGKQVGGDILSDKKTFLMLTALEQANEQQLHIIHNWRNQQDDCIAADKVQAITGIYDQLSIRQQTEQQIDLYFQKAMQHFDAVQLPEARKRTIRGLALQLMERDS
- a CDS encoding rhomboid family intramembrane serine protease, giving the protein MSVTIILIIITVGISWYAWQNAGIMHKWIFHPFSVQRDNSWYRFITSGFLHADFTHLLFNMLTLYFFGDAVERTFMMLFGPTTGILLYLLVYIGGIVVADIPTYIKHRNDPAYRALGASGGVSSVVFSSILFYPTSDICLYFLLCLPGFLLGVLYIIYSYYQDKRMGDNINHSAHLVGAIYGFVLSLLLVPQALPNFFQQIASWDGLF
- the rnr gene encoding ribonuclease R; the protein is MRSKKNKSGDESRDKRSDSRGRSDSSSRGKDNSRGRSSSSKGDSSRRGGGSSDRKGGPKSAKALVLEIFSSSPDTVFTLRQLFRRLGVTDQRGREQTESLVNTLKNENKLLQVDGDKYMMNLKVDIITGRVDLANSKYAYIVSEGREEDVRVFREHLNYAMDGDIVKVEVSPTVRGGRQEGVVIEVLERSRTELVGIMELSKNYGFVVPDFKKLYFDVFVGERGLNGANSGDKVLVKIVEWPDKPDKNPTGEVIRVFGPAGENEAEIHSIMAEFGLPFEFPEEVEQEADSISEKITAGEIAKRRDFRDVTTFTIDPADAKDFDDALSIQKLENGNWEIGVHIADVTHYVHPKTQLEREAFKRATSVYLVDRTIPMLPERLSNGLCSLRPNEEKLTFSAVFELDEKGKIYESWFGRTIIYSDRRFSYEEAQERIESGEGDFSEEINILNSIAKKLQAKRFKNGAISFETTEVKFNLDENGRPLSVYVKERKDAHKLIEEFMLLANKKVAEYVYNLGKGKKRPTMVYRTHGNPDPDRLATFALFARKFGYKVDPEGDISDELNQLTADIEGKPEQSVLQNLAIRTMAKAKYSTEPEGHFGLAFAHYSHFTSPIRRYPDMMAHRLLQHYLDGGSSTDKEEYEERCRHSSEMEKRAADAERASIKYKQVEFMKDTIGNEYKGIVSGVTEWGIFVEIEENKCEGMVRLSDLNDDYYELDANNYRIIGRQSKRIISFGDEVLVEVKSANLNDRTIDLGLVKTLKQH
- a CDS encoding fasciclin domain-containing protein, whose protein sequence is MKTHHKYTYIKYIVIVLIAVCTQHVQAQQPTSLLQHVIQERPLLADLLTKAGLAPMLSADAPVTLLAPPEAELESIMQEQPERLRAILSNHILSGTYKEGDMKDGATLKTVGGTGITICRKTDHTLVNGVRIQQPDQQLKNGMLHGISGLIQM
- a CDS encoding SLC13 family permease is translated as MTVEIVTVLGIIVLAVVLFVSERLSIDTVAILIMLLFMITGILTPMEGLAGFSNPATITVASMFIISSAIFKSGALSSVGIALTRIGRKNYLMCLLALMLISGLLSAFINDTAVVALLMPVVIQVSRDIKVSPSKLLIPLSFGALLGGVCTLIGTSTNILVSGIAQAQGEEPIGMFELAPAGICFLLVGVAYMFFIGRHLLPNRKLSENLSEDFNLGDYLTEIILLPDSPSVGVPLQKSELVRDLDIEVMQVTREKERLQVFPNLILRANDILKVRIGVEKLKSLKQAKGLKLKSERKFRDEDMSMSDSKLYEAIVTPNSYMEGKSLKELDFRSYNHGASVLAIRHRDEIVHQKPTHVKLSAGDVLLIGANSFQSEKLRQNEDLLIISQTERSHFNYGKIIPVLLISAGVIIAAATGMVPIVLSALVGVILLIILRCIRVDEVYKAIDWKVIFMLAGVLSMGAALEKTGAAKLLADYLIYGVGAYGPHALLSVFFLITFSTTNFMSNNATAALLAPIAIVTAEQLGVSVRPFLLAVAYAASLSFMTPMGYQTNTMIYGPGNYRFSDYLKVGTPLNILLWIVASIIIPFFFPF